The Flavobacterium sp. HJ-32-4 genome contains a region encoding:
- a CDS encoding retropepsin-like aspartic protease, with protein sequence MKELGDILRRKGYRKIAFKVTRTQHLSIKASINGVKGTFILDTGASNSCVGFESVGKFLLNASQSKTKAAGAGAVGMMTQIALSNTLKMGRWKSDDFHLVVFDMSHVNTALREHKSRPVDGIIGADVLLEGEAIIDYAGHCLYLK encoded by the coding sequence ATGAAGGAACTGGGTGATATCCTCCGCCGAAAAGGCTATAGAAAGATTGCATTCAAGGTGACGCGCACCCAACACCTTTCAATCAAAGCCAGTATCAACGGGGTTAAAGGCACGTTCATTCTCGATACAGGCGCGTCGAACAGTTGTGTGGGTTTTGAAAGCGTCGGGAAGTTCCTGCTGAACGCCTCCCAATCTAAGACGAAAGCGGCCGGTGCCGGTGCGGTGGGGATGATGACCCAGATTGCGTTGTCCAATACGTTGAAAATGGGCCGTTGGAAATCAGACGACTTCCACCTGGTCGTATTCGATATGTCGCATGTGAATACGGCCTTGCGTGAGCACAAGTCGCGCCCGGTGGACGGCATCATCGGCGCCGACGTACTTCTTGAAGGAGAAGCGATAATCGATTACGCGGGACACTGCCTGTATTTGAAGTAG